ATAAAAAGTTTGCGCTGAAATAGTTTAGGAAAACAGGCTTCACTTATAAAAAAAACGAAGTCCCAAGTCCAAGCTCAGAAATTCACAAGAATCCAAATTAGAAGAAAGCAATCGCGGTCCACACACAAAGCCCAATCCAGCACCACTATAATTGTTTAGATGCACCGATTCTCAGTATACCCCTCTAACACTGTTCTTGCACCAATGCCTCCCCGATACATTCGTCTATCGACGGCACATCGATCGTTAAATTCGATAACTTTCATATTCATATATCTGCTATGATGAGTGTAAATTACTACAAATTCAAATTGTAGTCTCGTACAAATTTAATGTATTATTTATGTTATGTATTATGTAtgtattttcatattaattttcatcaattaaaaatatatttatagaaatatgttaatatttaatacataAACTTATCGAATTAAATTCTCACCTTTGTTACAATATTATTTTTCCAAGTTGCAagagtatttttcttttatgggTTCGATCAATAACAAGCTTAACACTGGCTATGGGCTTTATGCTGGCCTAGACAAAGTGTTAGTCTGGCGTATTTTAGGACACAGTGAATACTAATTGAGGAAATAATCAAATATCGATTTCTAGATGAATCAGCTATAACACGAATAACATCTCAATTTCATGAAGTGTAAACTAAATTGGACCATCtttataaagaaataaataagtaatgacacgtatattttagaaaatacgAATAATTTAATGCACGTGGTCTATATTAATTGTGAACTTCATTAATTATGATGTATGATGGCAATTAAAAggaattttaaatgaatattagaataaaaataatCCAATAACTAACCCTCCTTTATCTAATATAGTTTCGAATAATTAACccaataactaaataaaattgaaacattttatttttataaaatgattcgATTCACATGCTCAGGCGATTAACAGCCACATAAAAATAATCCTGTGTTGGTCTATTTAGCTGTGATGAATTGAAACCTCCATGTGCTTAGTATGATTACGAATCACGGATGTTTAGGATTAGTGattaattcttaattaattattaacaaTTGTTGTTAAGAGATTATTGgttcataaatttttaatgattaataattatCAATCAGATGGTCCTTATCTAAGAAAACTTACAATTAAAGCTTTTTAATATACacgttcaatttttatttttttaaaaaaaaaaacaactgtccatatatttaataaacattttaatttatttattttatttattattacatTGTTAATAAACATTTTATACttgcaataaaatttaataatatattttaatacggccttcaaaaatttcaactgtgtttcattttttttttcctagttTCAAAATTGAAACAAATTAGGCACCGAGCATCTACCAGTGAATGGTCATGGacctaataaaataaataaataaggatGATGGACCTGTATGTATCGGACAGGAATGGCCATGATTCAAACTCAGCGTGCACCGCACTCCACACGATACTTGCCCACCCTCCTAACCGAGTAACCGTTGACTCGTCTCGAGTACGACTTCTTCTACAACGACTCTCTTCATCTTCCTTGAAAAATCCTTCAACACAACCCTTTAATGGCGGCTTCCTAATCAATACCTAATTTCCccttcactctctctctctcatttccTTCCAAAATGAATAGCACCGTTCAAGCTGTACTTGCCGCCACTGCTACTTTCTTCTTAATCTCTGCTCTATTTGCTTTCATCTGTCTCGTCTGTAAATCATCCAAAGCTCGCTCCCGCAGCCACAACCACCAACCTCTACCCCAACGCCAAACACGCGGCTTGAACGGCCACCGAACCGTACCCAATTCTCACCTCTCCTCCATAACAATTGATGAAAGCGCCACTTTTGACCCTACTCTGAACCGGATCTCCATGGAGGAGCTAAAAATCGCTACCAAGAATTTCTCCGCTGATTTGATCATCGGCGATGGCAGTTTTGGGTTTGTATACAAAGCCACGCTTTCCGACGGCGTCACCGTGGCCATCAAGAAGCTCGACCCCGACGCCTTTCAAGGTTTTCGGGAGTTCCGAGCAGAGATGGAAACCTTAGGTAAGCTCCAACACCCAAATATTGTGAGAATTCTTGGGTACTGCGTGTCCGGTATCGAACGGGTGTTAATTTACGAGTTCATTGAGAAAGGCAACCTGGACCAATGGTTGCACGACACGTCGCCGGGAAGCGAACAGTTGGGAAATTTACCGTTGTCTTGGGAGACGAGGATTAAGGCAGTGAGAGGCATTGCAAATGGACTTGCATATCTGCATCAGCTGGACACTCCAATTATACATAGGGATATAAAGGCTAGCAATGTCTTATTGGACTCGGACTTTGAAGCCCATATTGCCGATTTTGGGCTGGCACGTGCGATCGACGGGTCACATTCTCATGTGTCGACACAGGTGGCCGGAACCATGGGATATATGCCACCGGAGTACAAAGAGGGAGTGACAGCCGCCACGGCAAAGGCAGATGTTTATAGTTTTGGGATACTGATGATCGAAATTGCCACGGCGGAGAGGCCTAATTTGCCCATGGTTTTAGAGGGGAAGGAGATGGGATTGATAGTATGGGCAAGGAAAATGTTGGAGCAAAATAAGCATATGGAAATGTTAGATTCAAAAATGGCAAAGGAAGGTTTAAGGGAAGAAAAAGTGGAGGAATACTTTGGAATTGCTTCAATGTGTACAAGGGAAATAATGATGGATAGGCCAGTGATGAGTGAGGTTGTTCATTTGTTGGATCGGCTCGCCACATAAGGCTGGAAGATGTTGCTATGCTATTGCTAATTGCCACCAAGTAATGTAAATAGCTATTTGCATAAGAATGTAGGTACAAGGGTAGTTGTCAGAATTACCGATTAGCGAGCTCAAAATTATGCTTGTTTCTTCAAGATTATTGTTTTCAAACAAATGGTGTCTtgagtttattattcacattTCAACAAAGATTTTTCAGCATAATGAGAAGGTGGTCCTAGAccattttataaatttgatttaGTTGTTGCGGCTTCTAGCTCATATCACTAAAGCAATTTGTTAACTTTTATCCCATCTGTGCTTAAAATGTTCAAAAGAAACAATAACCTTGACCATTCAACACAGCTTCTGCATTAATTATGTATTAAAACTGAGCTTCATGTCAAATGTTTGAATAACAAACAGTCAAGTAAATCATTATCCCTATCATGATAACAAATAAAATCCAGAAGGTGGAAGTAGTAAATCTAAAACAACAAATGTCATTTCACAACGTTTTCCCCCATCAATATTACATCCATTGAGCTTGAAGACTATGACTTTTGTTGACTGTCTATTAAATACAACCTAAATTGTgagtagaaataaaaataaatgagtgTCCTGGTCTGAAAGACAATAAAAACTGGAAAATGGAAATGAAAGCGGAAGTAAATAGGACGTCTTTGTCTTTCTTCGGTGGGAAAAATACTCTCGAATTTTGCTGCACCCTTGTTCTTCCGTAGATTAGCTGAATTGATGAAAATCTCAAGTATTTTAGCACAAACAAATACAAACAAGGTTGACAAAAATTTGAATGTCGGTGCATCAAGAGTTTTTGGAGAGCAAGAACCTGCTGAGAGGAAAAGAATCGTCTGTCTTCAACCAATCAATGTTTATATGGATTTAAGGAATTGAATCTCAGCTCGTTCAAAATCTCAGGTACTTCACATCGTTATCATGATCTCCTACCTCAGAAGGTTGGGCTtgttcaatagcccgtcgaggtgCACAGACAACATTTTTTATAATGGAGGAATAAAGATCAAATTCTGCCTTTAATTTTAGGCAGCATACTTCAATCCACTTCTCTGCTACACTGGTAGCTACACTATCCTGATTATCCCTCTCATGTTCCTCAATTGCAGGTCTTATTTCATTGTATAAGGAAGAAAGCTGGGAGGCTGCATCATTCCTCACTTCCTGCAAAGTAATTCAAACTCAATATAAGTTACAAAAGTatgttttgagagagagagagctatgGTATTGAAACATGTGGATGATATTCCACCAAAAATGAAGATAAGTAAGCCAGAAATTGATTTCTTCACCATAGTTGGATAGCCATCTTTATGATGGGTTAGAGTCAGACCAAGTCATCCAAGCGACACATGAAATGAAACATATGGGATATTATTGTCATCCTTATAGGAAGAGAGAGATAGCTGCAGTGATGAAATATGTAGATAACATAGGACAAATAAGCCAGGGATTGATTTCTTCAGCACAGTCGGAATGTTGGATAGCTATCTTAAAAGTGATTATTGTCAGTTTGGGTCGTCTAACCAACGCATAGAATGACAACATATGggatatcatcatcatcatcaacagcatcatcattattattattagtattaaaAAACATCCATGAGCTGCCACAGTTTGCAAAGCTGAAGCTAAATTGTATGCGATGATATTTAGCTTGCTTTAATCCTGTGGATTTGTATATATGCAAACATATTTTTCATTTCACAATCCTTTAGAATCAGCTTTTAAAGTCATGACATTCCACAACAGATATAAAAAGCACATCTGCATATCCAATAAAATCTACCCTTTATCAAGACATAACCACCTAGAAAGATTATCTTACTGTTGTAAATATTGAATGGTTTCAGTTTTTAAAATGTTCACTTCAATAAGGAGTGGAAAATTTTTTTGCTTCAATAAATTTGAAACAATGAAGATAAGTGCAAAACTAAATACAATGTCCAGCTAAGCTTGGATGAACTAGTCTAGCTACAAAAGTGTACACAAATGCAAAGAGGCAGTGATTACCTCATAAATGAGCACTTCTTCTTGTGCCTCTTTCTCTAAGAGTTTAGCAACATGTTTTGCATCAACTTGCTTTTGTGGCATTTGTTTCAACTTTCCATTAGAATAATGCTTTGAACGTTTCTTTGGCATAGGGCCTCGCCCCGTGTGATAATTCCCACATGTACTTTTACTTCCGATGAAAGGTATCATTGTATTCTTTTGTGCAAAGGCCTGTTGAGCATCTTGGGAGTACAAATTTATCTCCTCACTGGCTTCTAGTTTTACTGGATTCATAATTGCACCTTCAGTTGAAACAGAATCCTGTGGGTTTAACATAAGAGCAGCAGACTCCACATGGTGTTCAGATCCCACATTAAAATTTGTCATTACAGAGTACTCAATATTCATGCCGCTATCATACTCAGAATTGGAGTTTGTAATTTTTAGGAGCTTGGTGGAAGGCTCATCTTCTGCAGAATCATATAGTGGAATTTTTTCAACAGAATACCTGTATTAGAAAATGTTGTTTGAGACAAATATGTAACAATAGGAATATACTATCTCAAAGGTACAGTTGACACTGCAGCATACAAAACAACACAACAGTAAGTGCATGGTTTTGGATCCCATACATAGCATGGTTTCAGTTCATCCAATTTTCATCAATTCTTTACATTGACATTTCTGGATCCAGAATCCTATTTTCTGTTGGCATTTTCTAGCAACAACCTGAATGCATGCTTCCAAAGAAAAAGCTTGATACAGAATTATCAGCAATTAGAGACACAGATAGCTATTACCTTTAAATGGCATCTTCCCTTTTTAAGGGATTGAAAGATCCAGTTAGTGATAAGCAAATCAGACAGCCATATCATATAGCTTTAACTCCTTTTTCAACATTTCAAGACAAGGAACAAAGAATACATTCTAAGTGCAGCATCCAATAAAGGAGGAACCCTAGCATACAATAACATCACAAGCAATAAACTTTGCTAGGAACAAACAGTAACTGATTGTTcattatgtaattttattctCTTGTGCTGTGCTTGTGAAAATGGGGAAGGGGAAGCAAAACTGCAGAAGGGGAGAGAAAATGGGATGTGGATCCACAGTTTTCAGCCTTTTTTACATGTCGACCTCACAGCTCTATTTTCTCTCCTCTCCACTTCCCTCCTCTCCAACACACAGGATTAGATTGATTGAGGTCATCAATCTGACTAGAATAGCAATATATTTTTCTGATCTAAGTCGGTAAGAAAGAATCAAAGGGGAATAAATCTCACCGCATATTATTTGCTAAGTGTCATGGGCATATGAGTGCAAGAGATATTCTTACAGTGAAGCTGTAAGCTAGAGTCATTGAGCCGTTGTGTTCATGTCCAATCATTTCTTTATTAAGAGTGGTTATTTGTATCATTGACAATGCTTAAAAGTATTTACCATATTGAACATTTAGAAATGgaaaaactaacataaaaaatGCACAAGGAAAGGGATAAACTTTACCTCTCATCATCATCTTCCCACAGATAAGTATCCTCCTGTTGGAACACATGGGGAAACCAGACAAAAATATGAATACATCGATACAAATACTCATGAacaagaaaaaagataaaagtcggggaaaaaaaagataaatgaaataatgaatacatgcatatatatatatatatatatatatatatatatatatatagagagagagagagagagagaaggccAATTCATTGTGACAGTAGCATATGCATCAGTCACTATAGTTTGCAAACTGAATTTTTCTGAACTACATTTTCCTAATGAAAAACAAagtcaaatatatttttttgctcCTTCATATTTAGATGTATAACTAATGTAACTGTCCAAATTTTACCTGGAAACCACGAGATTTTGCCCCTAGAAACCCAGAACAGCTGGTTGCACCGCAGAGGCAGCGAACCTTAGCACCACCATACCATTCAAAATTATAATCATATGCCAGTTCAGTTCCAATCGAAATATCCTGCTTTGCAAATATTCCAACTCTTATTTCCCCGAAAACATTCCACTTTCTTGTCTCACAATTAGGTTGGctacaatttttaatttatgaaaaagtGTAAGGAACTCGACAAATACAAGTATATGAGAAAGTAAAGGCCTGCCATAACTTATGATTAGAGAGTCTCACCAAGAATGATTAATAAATCTAGCTAAGCTGCCCTTTTTAGTGGCATCAATGGACTCAGAGGAGTTGAGTGAAATGATAAATGCATCTTTTAGACCTGTATCAAGCCACATGATAAGATAAAACTTGTCTCCATTAAAAGGGAATGTGTGAAT
This genomic interval from Manihot esculenta cultivar AM560-2 chromosome 12, M.esculenta_v8, whole genome shotgun sequence contains the following:
- the LOC110627933 gene encoding histone-lysine N-methyltransferase ASHH1 isoform X4, translating into MFSYGMFYLKDQWIEAVPQYEHIQQNDFSYRKHRKQKEEDIAICECKFDASDPESACGEGCLNVLTSTECSPGYCPSGVFCKNQKFQKCDYAKTKLFKTEGRGWGLLADEDIKAGRFIIEYCGEVISWKEAKRRSQAYEKQGLKDAFIISLNSSESIDATKKGSLARFINHSCQPNCETRKWNVFGEIRVGIFAKQDISIGTELAYDYNFEWYGGAKVRCLCGATSCSGFLGAKSRGFQEDTYLWEDDDERYSVEKIPLYDSAEDEPSTKLLKITNSNSEYDSGMNIEYSVMTNFNVGSEHHVESAALMLNPQDSVSTEGAIMNPVKLEASEEINLYSQDAQQAFAQKNTMIPFIGSKSTCGNYHTGRGPMPKKRSKHYSNGKLKQMPQKQVDAKHVAKLLEKEAQEEVLIYEEVRNDAASQLSSLYNEIRPAIEEHERDNQDSVATSVAEKWIEVCCLKLKAEFDLYSSIIKNVVCAPRRAIEQAQPSEVGDHDNDVKYLRF
- the LOC110627933 gene encoding histone-lysine N-methyltransferase ASHH1 isoform X2, with protein sequence MLPDLLSSWCACVGSCNTNSQKLGASFHCYGRCQVNLLNSIECFHMWIEAVPQYEHIQQNDFSYRKHRKQKEEDIAICECKFDASDPESACGEGCLNVLTSTECSPGYCPSGVFCKNQKFQKCDYAKTKLFKTEGRGWGLLADEDIKAGRFIIEYCGEVISWKEAKRRSQAYEKQGLKDAFIISLNSSESIDATKKGSLARFINHSCQPNCETRKWNVFGEIRVGIFAKQDISIGTELAYDYNFEWYGGAKVRCLCGATSCSGFLGAKSRGFQEDTYLWEDDDERYSVEKIPLYDSAEDEPSTKLLKITNSNSEYDSGMNIEYSVMTNFNVGSEHHVESAALMLNPQDSVSTEGAIMNPVKLEASEEINLYSQDAQQAFAQKNTMIPFIGSKSTCGNYHTGRGPMPKKRSKHYSNGKLKQMPQKQVDAKHVAKLLEKEAQEEVLIYEEVRNDAASQLSSLYNEIRPAIEEHERDNQDSVATSVAEKWIEVCCLKLKAEFDLYSSIIKNVVCAPRRAIEQAQPSEVGDHDNDVKYLRF
- the LOC110627933 gene encoding histone-lysine N-methyltransferase ASHH1 isoform X3, with the protein product MLPDLLSSWCACVGSCNTNSQKLGASFHCYGRCQVNLLNSIECFHMDQWIEAVPQYEHIQQNDFSYRKHRKQKEEDIAICECKFDASDPESACGEGCLNVLTSTECSPGYCPSGVFCKNQAGRFIIEYCGEVISWKEAKRRSQAYEKQGLKDAFIISLNSSESIDATKKGSLARFINHSCQPNCETRKWNVFGEIRVGIFAKQDISIGTELAYDYNFEWYGGAKVRCLCGATSCSGFLGAKSRGFQEDTYLWEDDDERYSVEKIPLYDSAEDEPSTKLLKITNSNSEYDSGMNIEYSVMTNFNVGSEHHVESAALMLNPQDSVSTEGAIMNPVKLEASEEINLYSQDAQQAFAQKNTMIPFIGSKSTCGNYHTGRGPMPKKRSKHYSNGKLKQMPQKQVDAKHVAKLLEKEAQEEVLIYEEVRNDAASQLSSLYNEIRPAIEEHERDNQDSVATSVAEKWIEVCCLKLKAEFDLYSSIIKNVVCAPRRAIEQAQPSEVGDHDNDVKYLRF
- the LOC110627933 gene encoding histone-lysine N-methyltransferase ASHH1 isoform X5; protein product: MDQWIEAVPQYEHIQQNDFSYRKHRKQKEEDIAICECKFDASDPESACGEGCLNVLTSTECSPGYCPSGVFCKNQKFQKCDYAKTKLFKTEGRGWGLLADEDIKAGRFIIEYCGEVISWKEAKRRSQAYEKQGLKDAFIISLNSSESIDATKKGSLARFINHSCQPNCETRKWNVFGEIRVGIFAKQDISIGTELAYDYNFEWYGGAKVRCLCGATSCSGFLGAKSRGFQEDTYLWEDDDERYSVEKIPLYDSAEDEPSTKLLKITNSNSEYDSGMNIEYSVMTNFNVGSEHHVESAALMLNPQDSVSTEGAIMNPVKLEASEEINLYSQDAQQAFAQKNTMIPFIGSKSTCGNYHTGRGPMPKKRSKHYSNGKLKQMPQKQVDAKHVAKLLEKEAQEEVLIYEEVRNDAASQLSSLYNEIRPAIEEHERDNQDSVATSVAEKWIEVCCLKLKAEFDLYSSIIKNVVCAPRRAIEQAQPSEVGDHDNDVKYLRF
- the LOC110627934 gene encoding putative serine/threonine-protein kinase; amino-acid sequence: MNSTVQAVLAATATFFLISALFAFICLVCKSSKARSRSHNHQPLPQRQTRGLNGHRTVPNSHLSSITIDESATFDPTLNRISMEELKIATKNFSADLIIGDGSFGFVYKATLSDGVTVAIKKLDPDAFQGFREFRAEMETLGKLQHPNIVRILGYCVSGIERVLIYEFIEKGNLDQWLHDTSPGSEQLGNLPLSWETRIKAVRGIANGLAYLHQLDTPIIHRDIKASNVLLDSDFEAHIADFGLARAIDGSHSHVSTQVAGTMGYMPPEYKEGVTAATAKADVYSFGILMIEIATAERPNLPMVLEGKEMGLIVWARKMLEQNKHMEMLDSKMAKEGLREEKVEEYFGIASMCTREIMMDRPVMSEVVHLLDRLAT
- the LOC110627933 gene encoding histone-lysine N-methyltransferase ASHH1 isoform X6 — translated: MWIEAVPQYEHIQQNDFSYRKHRKQKEEDIAICECKFDASDPESACGEGCLNVLTSTECSPGYCPSGVFCKNQKFQKCDYAKTKLFKTEGRGWGLLADEDIKAGRFIIEYCGEVISWKEAKRRSQAYEKQGLKDAFIISLNSSESIDATKKGSLARFINHSCQPNCETRKWNVFGEIRVGIFAKQDISIGTELAYDYNFEWYGGAKVRCLCGATSCSGFLGAKSRGFQEDTYLWEDDDERYSVEKIPLYDSAEDEPSTKLLKITNSNSEYDSGMNIEYSVMTNFNVGSEHHVESAALMLNPQDSVSTEGAIMNPVKLEASEEINLYSQDAQQAFAQKNTMIPFIGSKSTCGNYHTGRGPMPKKRSKHYSNGKLKQMPQKQVDAKHVAKLLEKEAQEEVLIYEEVRNDAASQLSSLYNEIRPAIEEHERDNQDSVATSVAEKWIEVCCLKLKAEFDLYSSIIKNVVCAPRRAIEQAQPSEVGDHDNDVKYLRF
- the LOC110627933 gene encoding histone-lysine N-methyltransferase ASHH1 isoform X1; this encodes MLPDLLSSWCACVGSCNTNSQKLGASFHCYGRCQVNLLNSIECFHMDQWIEAVPQYEHIQQNDFSYRKHRKQKEEDIAICECKFDASDPESACGEGCLNVLTSTECSPGYCPSGVFCKNQKFQKCDYAKTKLFKTEGRGWGLLADEDIKAGRFIIEYCGEVISWKEAKRRSQAYEKQGLKDAFIISLNSSESIDATKKGSLARFINHSCQPNCETRKWNVFGEIRVGIFAKQDISIGTELAYDYNFEWYGGAKVRCLCGATSCSGFLGAKSRGFQEDTYLWEDDDERYSVEKIPLYDSAEDEPSTKLLKITNSNSEYDSGMNIEYSVMTNFNVGSEHHVESAALMLNPQDSVSTEGAIMNPVKLEASEEINLYSQDAQQAFAQKNTMIPFIGSKSTCGNYHTGRGPMPKKRSKHYSNGKLKQMPQKQVDAKHVAKLLEKEAQEEVLIYEEVRNDAASQLSSLYNEIRPAIEEHERDNQDSVATSVAEKWIEVCCLKLKAEFDLYSSIIKNVVCAPRRAIEQAQPSEVGDHDNDVKYLRF